The following proteins come from a genomic window of Miscanthus floridulus cultivar M001 chromosome 2, ASM1932011v1, whole genome shotgun sequence:
- the LOC136539642 gene encoding protein SRG1-like, with protein sequence MATDLGASQETLLGAFFAGTGNENDKGQSMSMHHYPPCRHPDKVVGITPHTDTLALTFQLHVDNTPGLQLRRGGRWFPVRPLPGALVVNMGDIFDVLTNGAYVSVEHRVVPDAERGRTTVAMFHDACVQGLATPLPELLLRAQARYRSIPKLDYLNGSVIALPQGRRFLDSLRN encoded by the coding sequence ATGGCGACCGACCTTGGCGCCAGCCAAGAAACGCTCCTAGGTGCCTTCTTCGCCGGGACCGGGAACGAGAACGACAAGGGGCAGAGCATGTCCATGCACCACTACCCTCCGTGCCGGCACCCGGACAAGGTCGTGGGCATCACGCCGCACACCGACACCCTGGCCCTCACCTTCCAGCTGCACGTCGACAACACGCCGGGGCTCCAGCTCAGGAGGGGCGGCAGGTGGTTCCCCGTGCGGCCGCTGCCGGGCGCCCTCGTCGTCAACATGGGCGACATCTTCGACGTGCTCACCAACGGCGCGTATGTCAGCGTCGAGCACCGGGTGGTCCCGGACGCCGAGAGGGGCCGAACCACCGTCGCCATGTTCCACGATGCGTGTGTCCAAGGGCTGGCGACGCCGCTCCCGGAGCTCCTCCTCAGGGCACAGGCACGCTACAGATCCATCCCAAAGCTCGACTACCTCAATGGCAGCGTCATAGCATTGCCCCAAGGGAGACGGTTTCTTGACAGCCTCAGAAACTAA